From one Humulus lupulus chromosome 8, drHumLupu1.1, whole genome shotgun sequence genomic stretch:
- the LOC133797685 gene encoding receptor kinase-like protein Xa21 — MSNKLDGLIPPTIFNISTITNIFLTDNKFSGGLPEDIGLRVPNLEGFFASSNYLRGVIPKSISNASKLTQLEMADNHLSGFVPNTLSSLTNLQFINLERNYLTIESSGMNILSSSFRDLRGLYLIDNSIDAPLPSFMGNLSASLEYLSLSHNKLKGIIPNDISNLRNLAALSLGNNYLSGSIPNTIGRLQRLQMLGLNDNKLQQSIPLEICQLTRMTDLYLRNNSLQGSIPMCLGNLAMSLRSLLLDSNELNSTIPSSFWDLVYLLEIDLSSNSLIGSIPVDIEKLKAVRDIDMSNNQFSGHIPRSIGGLQDMVTLSLENNNLEGLIPDSLGNLMSMEMLDLSKNYLSGQISKSLERLEYLKYLNVSFNKLHGEIPSGGPFFNLSYQSFMSNDALCGALRLQVPPCQNTSRKSHPLLLRYILPSILVTIFIAALFILLILWRKSKSSPEPNTTLSPQATRRRVSYYELLRATSGFIESNMIGTGSFGSVYRGTLLDGTDVGVKVFNLELENGLKSFDAECEVLRNIRHRNLIKIITSCSQPDFKALVLDYMPQGSLEKWLYSNELHLNFLQRLNIMIDVASALEYLHHGYSTPIVHCDLKPSNVLLDQDMVAYVADFGIAKLINGEDSMMQTMTLATFGYMAPEYGLDGMVSRRGDVYSYGITLMETFTGKKPTDEMFSGEMSLKQWIENSFQCAINEVIDSNLLRAEEEHHVLKKECLSSIMELALTCSATAPEDRTDMKKVAATLNKVKMKFLQGVRVR, encoded by the exons ATGTCTAATAAACTCGATGGCTTAATCCCACCAACTATCTTCAACATCTCCACAATAACAAACATTTTTCTTACTGATAATAAGTTCTCCGGTGGTCTACCAGAAGACATAGGCCTACGGGTTCCAAATCTAGAAGGGTTTTTTGCATCAAGCAACTATCTTAGAGGAGTGATCCCAAAGTCCATCTCCAACGCTTCAAAACTTACTCAGCTAGAGATGGCAGATAACCACTTATCTGGCTTTGTTCCCAATACCCTAAGTTCTTTGACAAATCTCCAGTTTATAAACTTGGAGAGAAACTACTTGACCATTGAAAGTTCAGGGATGAATATTCTGTCATCTAGTTTTAGAGATTTGAGAGGATTATATCTCATAGATAATTCTATAGATGCCCCGCTTCCCAGTTTCATGGGGAATCTATCTGCATCTCTCGAATATCTATCTTTAAGCCACAATAAGTTGAAGGGAATTATTCCTAATGATATTTCTAACTTAAGGAACTTGGCAGCTCTAAGCTTAGGTAATAATTACTTAAGTGGGTCAATTCCAAATACAATTGGAAGATTACAAAGACTTCAGATGTTGGGTCTCAATGATAACAAGTTGCAGCAGTCCATACCACTTGAGATTTGTCAGTTAACAAGGATGACAGACTTGTACCTGAGAAATAATTCGCTCCAAGGATCAATTCCCATGTGCTTGGGTAATCTTGCAATGTCCCTAAGAAGTCTACTATTGGACTCTAATGAGTTAAATTCAACAATACCTTCCAGCTTTTGGGACCTGGTATATCTCTTGGAAATAGACTTGTCATCTAATTCTCTCATTGGATCTATACCCGTTGATATCGAAAAGTTGAAGGCAGTCAGAGATATAGACATGTCAAACAATCAATTTTCAGGTCACATCCCAAGAAGCATTGGAGGTCTCCAAGATATGGTTACTTTATCATTGGAAAATAATAATTTAGAAGGGTTGATTCCAGATTCACTAGGCAACTTAATGAGCATGGAAATGTTGGATTTATCCAAAAACTATCTATCTGGTCAGATCTCCAAGTCTTTGGAGAGACTCGAGTACCTCAAATATCTCAATGTATCTTTCAACAAGCTGCATGGGGAGATTCCAAGTGGAGGGCCTTTCTTCAACCTCTCTTACCAATCTTTCATGTCAAACGATGCTCTTTGCGGTGCCCTGAGATTGCAAGTTCCGCCATGCCAAAACACTTCAAGAAAATCTCATCCACTATTACTCAGGTATATTTTGCCCAGTATCTTAGTAACAATTTTCATAGCGGCTTTATTTATACTATTGATATTATGGAGGAAAAGCAAGTCAAGTCCTGAACCAAATACTACGTTATCACCTCAAGCAACAAGAAGAAGAGTTTCATACTATGAACTTTTAAGGGCAACAAGTGGATTCATCGAAAGCAATATGATAGGAACTGGGAGTTTCGGTTCAGTGTATAGAGGAACACTTTTAGATGGAACAGATGTGGGAGTAAAAGTTTTTAATTTGGAACTAGAAAATGGACTTAAGAGTTTTGATGCTGAATGTGAAGTGTTGCGCAACATTCGTCATCGGAATCTTATAAAGATTATAACTAGTTGTAGTCAACCTGATTTCAAAGCCTTAGTACTAGACTATATGCCTCAAGGAAGTCTTGAGAAGTGGTTATACTCAAATGAGCTCCACTTGAATTTCCTACAAAGATTGAACATAATGATAGATGTTGCATCAGCACTTGAATATCTTCACCACGGTTATTCAACACCAATTGTTCATTGTGATTTGAAGCCTAGCAATGTTTTACTAGACCAAGATATGGTTGCTTATGTAGCTGACTTCGGCATTGCGAAGCTCATAAATGGAGAAGATTCTATGATGCAAACCATGACACTGGCCACATTTGGATATATGGCTCCAG AGTATGGACTGGATGGTATGGTTTCGAGACGAGGGGATGTTTATAGTTATGGTATTACACTCATGGAGACCTTCACAGGAAAAAAGCCAACTGATGAAATGTTTAGTGGAGAAATGAGTTTAAAACAATGGATTGAGAATTCATTTCAATGTGCAATAAATGAAGTCATAGATTCAAATTTACTGAGGGCAGAAGAGGAACACCATGTGCTTAAAAAGGAATGTCTATCCTCCATAATGGAATTGGCTCTAACTTGTTCTGCTACAGCACCAGAAGACAGGACAGATATGAAAAAAGTTGCAGCCACACTGAACAAAGTCAAAATGAAGTTTTTGCAGGGTGTTAGAGTGAGATAA
- the LOC133795560 gene encoding putative receptor-like protein kinase At3g47110 — protein sequence MGIKITIFLMIFTYLFFPCKYYAIEAYAAKTNTFTDKSALLALKSAINDPQNLLESSWSSNTSMCQWIGVTCGARHRRVRVLNLSNMSLTGTVPPHIGNLSFLVTLNFSNNYFHGSLPVELSRLHRLEKISMDRNNLTGEIPSWLGSLSELQYLYLNDNEFVGPIPISIFNLTSLQVISLYMNKFSGDFFPYFLVIV from the coding sequence ATGGgaatcaaaataactattttccTTATGATCTTCACGTACTTGTTCTTCCCATGTAAGTACTATGCAATTGAAGCTTACGCTGCAAAAACCAACACTTTCACAGACAAATCAGCCCTTCTTGCCTTAAAATCTGCGATCAATGACCCCCAAAATCTCTTGGAAAGTAGTTGGTCATCAAATACTTCTATGTGCCAATGGATTGGTGTTACTTGCGGTGCACGTCATCGCAGAGTTAGAGTCTTAAACCTTTCTAATATGAGTCTCACTGGCACTGTCCCTCCACATATTGGAAACCTATCGTTCCTTGTCACCTTGAACTTCAGCAACAACTATTTCCATGGCAGTTTGCCCGTTGAATTGTCTCGATTGCACCGGCTAGAAAAAATCAGTATGGATCGCAACAATTTAACCGGAGAAATTCCTTCTTGGTTGGGGTCTTTGTCAGAGCTTCAATATTTGTATCTGAATGATAACGAGTTTGTCGGACCTATACCTATCTCCATTTTCAACTTAACTTCGCTCCAAGTGATTAGTCTTTACATGAACAAGTTTTCAGGTGACTTTTTCCCTTATTTTCTTGTTATTGTTTAA